One window of Sporocytophaga myxococcoides DSM 11118 genomic DNA carries:
- a CDS encoding cytochrome c oxidase subunit II, which yields MKVFFWSIAGIAGISLFYVFLKILSGYILYRKNEIDLKADYNNLNAHLLFSFLITGLLLFFGYNYFHDGPFLPVNASEHGVYVDRMFWITTALTGIVFLLTQVLLFYFSYRYAKGKSNKAFYWKNNLYIEAVWFSVPTVAFIVLFMTGNYYWEVINQGVSEDVLEIEILGEQFNWRVRYPGKDGKLGNYNFHYIDGINAMGLDLRDTNGYDDFTPVQLHLPRNKKVMLRIRSRDVIHSVYIPNLRVKMDAVPGMLTRFSFVPRYTTEEMKEITNNPDFNYEMGCAELCGRNHFSMLLILVVEDEDDYQRWYNKQIPWLARNSEYLVNVPAAGKEKAKQIVEAFSGKIISNL from the coding sequence ATGAAAGTTTTTTTCTGGTCCATTGCGGGAATCGCAGGGATATCGCTGTTTTATGTTTTTCTGAAAATTTTATCCGGTTATATTCTTTATAGGAAAAATGAAATAGACTTAAAAGCGGATTATAATAATTTAAATGCCCATTTGCTCTTTTCTTTCCTTATTACAGGCTTGCTTCTTTTCTTTGGCTATAACTATTTTCATGATGGGCCTTTTCTACCTGTAAATGCATCTGAACATGGTGTGTATGTAGACAGGATGTTCTGGATAACTACTGCATTGACAGGAATTGTATTTCTATTGACGCAAGTCTTGTTGTTCTATTTTTCATACAGGTATGCGAAAGGGAAAAGTAATAAAGCATTTTATTGGAAAAACAATCTATATATTGAAGCGGTCTGGTTTTCCGTGCCTACTGTGGCTTTCATTGTTTTATTTATGACAGGTAATTATTACTGGGAAGTGATTAATCAGGGAGTGAGTGAAGATGTACTTGAGATAGAAATCCTTGGGGAGCAGTTTAATTGGAGAGTGAGATATCCTGGTAAAGACGGAAAACTGGGCAATTATAATTTTCATTATATCGATGGAATCAATGCAATGGGATTGGATCTCAGGGATACCAATGGTTATGATGATTTTACTCCCGTACAGTTACACCTTCCTAGAAACAAAAAAGTCATGTTGAGGATCCGCTCAAGAGACGTCATTCACAGTGTGTATATCCCCAATCTTAGAGTAAAGATGGATGCTGTGCCTGGCATGCTTACAAGGTTTTCTTTTGTTCCCAGGTATACAACTGAGGAAATGAAGGAAATAACCAATAATCCTGATTTTAATTACGAAATGGGATGTGCCGAACTTTGCGGAAGAAATCATTTTTCAATGCTCTTAATTCTGGTTGTAGAAGATGAAGATGATTATCAACGATGGTATAATAAGCAAATCCCATGGCTGGCAAGGAATTCAGAATATCTGGTGAATGTTCCTGCAGCAGGCAAGGAAAAAGCGAAACAAA
- a CDS encoding SDR family oxidoreductase has translation MADQKIKRLADKIRELIRKEGTHSVNPEVVVITGGTSGVGRATAREFACKGAKVAIIARGEDGLRGTKKDIEDLGGIALTIKTDVADPVQVEEACRQVEEKLGPIDIWINNAMTNIFSPVSRMRADEFRRVTDVTYHGQVYGTLAVLKRMLSRNRGVILFIGSENASKGIPLQSAYCGAEQAIIGFVDSLRKELVHDNSNVRVTLVQLPAINTPQFNIVKSSLSNKTKPLGKIFQPEVAAEAIYFASRHNRKEVHAGYPSLENILVDNNPLVGGKFLADSEIEGQLLNEPEDPGRRNNLWEPVPGDPMAHGKFDANASDFSPQLWLTKHRGVIMAVTGALIASIFVIKALSEKKSNVPLSE, from the coding sequence ATGGCAGATCAAAAGATTAAAAGACTTGCGGATAAGATCAGAGAATTGATTAGAAAAGAGGGGACTCATTCAGTTAATCCTGAAGTAGTTGTAATTACCGGTGGCACATCAGGGGTAGGTAGGGCTACTGCAAGAGAATTTGCCTGTAAAGGAGCAAAGGTCGCAATTATTGCAAGAGGTGAGGATGGTTTGCGCGGAACCAAAAAAGATATTGAAGACTTGGGCGGTATTGCACTCACCATCAAGACTGATGTTGCAGATCCTGTTCAGGTAGAAGAGGCATGCAGGCAAGTGGAAGAAAAACTCGGTCCCATAGATATCTGGATCAACAATGCCATGACAAATATTTTTTCTCCCGTTAGCCGCATGAGAGCCGATGAGTTTAGAAGAGTAACGGATGTAACATACCATGGTCAGGTTTACGGTACGCTTGCAGTTCTTAAAAGAATGTTATCGAGAAACAGAGGCGTAATCTTGTTTATAGGATCTGAAAATGCGTCTAAAGGCATTCCATTGCAATCAGCATATTGCGGAGCAGAGCAGGCTATTATTGGTTTTGTTGACTCTCTGAGAAAAGAATTGGTTCATGATAACAGTAATGTGAGGGTAACGCTTGTACAGTTACCTGCAATAAATACACCTCAATTTAACATTGTTAAAAGCAGTCTTTCCAATAAAACAAAGCCTTTAGGGAAAATCTTTCAACCAGAGGTAGCTGCTGAGGCTATCTATTTCGCCTCAAGGCACAACAGAAAAGAAGTTCATGCCGGGTATCCTTCCTTAGAAAATATTCTGGTGGATAATAATCCACTGGTAGGTGGGAAGTTCCTTGCTGATTCTGAAATAGAGGGCCAGCTATTAAATGAACCCGAAGATCCCGGAAGAAGAAATAATCTTTGGGAGCCTGTACCTGGAGACCCTATGGCTCATGGAAAGTTTGATGCAAATGCTTCGGATTTTAGTCCACAGCTTTGGTTAACAAAACACAGGGGAGTAATTATGGCTGTCACTGGAGCACTCATAGCCAGTATATTTGTTATAAAAGCACTGTCAGAGAAAAAAAGCAATGTACCTCTTTCTGAATAA